From the Hippocampus zosterae strain Florida chromosome 13, ASM2543408v3, whole genome shotgun sequence genome, the window GTACCTTGTCCTTTACAGGGTGCTTATATGCCGTTAGCTGTCAAATAGCGGACACAAACCTGTCCATGTTCCCGGTATAGGACGGGTGTCGCAGGTAACCCCCTGCGGTGGCACTGTTGTACTGGGAGAAAGACCCCAGCTGCACTGGCGAGACCCTGCCGTAGGGGTCCGCCGTCTCCCCTGAGGAGCCCACGCGACCGGACGCGGCGTACACTTGGCCGTGGCCTTGTCCGTAGAGGCCCTGGGGGGtggcgtggtggtggtggtggtgcgatTGACCGCTGGGTCCGGAATAGGCGAAACCCGGCTGCATGGAGGAGCGGGTCGGGGCGGCCCCTCCGCACGTCTGGTTCTGGAAACCCGGCGGCGCCACGCTACAGGGGCTGGATCCGTTGGGGATCCCCTCGGGGGTGAAACTACGGACAGGCTGCTGCATTCCGTCCGGCCCCTGCGCTCCCAGCATGCCGCCCGGTGGTCCGATTAGGTTGTTGATACTGAACATGCGAGTCTGAGCCGGGCCGAAGCCGGGCGGTGACGGGGAAGGGTAGTAGGACGAGGGCAGCTGCTGCCCGTAGGACGGGCTCAGGGTCATGTTCGGGTACACGGCGTTGGAGTAAGCTGGCGACCTGGTGATCTGGACCGGCGCGAAAACCGGATTCTCGTGCACATACGAGGCGTACGTGCTCAGGTCGCATCGCTTGAAGCGCTTCCTGCGCCGCAGAAAACTTCCGCTCTCAAACATGTCCTCGGCATTCGGGTCCAAGGCCCAATAGTTGCCTTTCCCCGGGCGCCCCGGCTCCCGGGGGATCTTGATAAAGCAGTCGTTGAGCGTCAAGTTGTGACGGATGGAGTTCTGCCACTTCTTGGAGTTGTCCCGGTAGAAGGGGAAGCGCTCCGTGATGAACTTGTAGATGCCGCCCAACGTCAGCTTGCGGTCCGGGGAGTTGGCGATGGCCATGGAGATCAGGGCGATGTAGCTGTAGGGCGGCTTGCCTCGCTGCAGGGGTCTTTTCCTGCGTCGACCTCGGGGCTGATCCTCCGGAGGGTCGGCGACCGCCGAGGATGCGTCCGCCGGAGcgtctttctccactttgaccaccGGCATTCTCTTTGGCTCCTCCAGAAGGCCTGCAAATCAACAAATCACCATGTGAGCCTGCGATCGACAGGTACCAGGCTCCCAATCCTAACGAAGCGATTTTCCGAACGTGACTTTGAGGCTGAAATTTTGGGGGGTTGTGTTAAACTGCTAAATCACTCGTTTAACTCACATTACAGCAAGTAAACAGATGACGCTAGCTACTGTAACATGAGTTGTGGCAGCAGCTTGAGAAAAATCAAGACCGTCTTTCTAG encodes:
- the foxe1 gene encoding forkhead box protein E1; amino-acid sequence: MPVVKVEKDAPADASSAVADPPEDQPRGRRRKRPLQRGKPPYSYIALISMAIANSPDRKLTLGGIYKFITERFPFYRDNSKKWQNSIRHNLTLNDCFIKIPREPGRPGKGNYWALDPNAEDMFESGSFLRRRKRFKRCDLSTYASYVHENPVFAPVQITRSPAYSNAVYPNMTLSPSYGQQLPSSYYPSPSPPGFGPAQTRMFSINNLIGPPGGMLGAQGPDGMQQPVRSFTPEGIPNGSSPCSVAPPGFQNQTCGGAAPTRSSMQPGFAYSGPSGQSHHHHHHATPQGLYGQGHGQVYAASGRVGSSGETADPYGRVSPVQLGSFSQYNSATAGGYLRHPSYTGNMDRFVSAI